The following proteins come from a genomic window of Edaphobacter sp. 4G125:
- a CDS encoding homoserine dehydrogenase gives MATKKKQATGKKNSGVVKVALLGFGTVGSSVAKVLAESKFPGIVLTHVYNRSVARKRESAAAKYVPVTAKWTENIDDVLKSDVDVVVELMGGLNPVEGWLKKALSAGKHVVTANKQLIAYRGVALQKIAAQHGVQLVYGAAVAGGVPVIPGILQGLSGDRVARLSGIVNGTCNYILSRMETGAEYATVLKDAQQLGYAEANPSADVDGYDARAKLCILSRIALHAELNPDEVATQTISTVEAIDFVYAKELNCTIRQVSRAQVDGTVVHARVAPMLIPLSSPMAWSHGTQNMVVTSGSYGGDVVFSGHGAGGEPTAVAVVSDLLAVAQGAKAVELPVRKRQVTGEFLAPHYLRFVVDDKPGIVSSIAGALAKVGANIDSLLQKPGFPKHRLPFVVTTEPCLTSVIEKAMGAISKLDCMLEKPLTLQILVPEDKSE, from the coding sequence ATGGCGACAAAGAAGAAGCAGGCGACAGGGAAGAAAAACAGCGGTGTAGTGAAGGTTGCTCTGTTGGGTTTTGGTACGGTGGGCAGCTCCGTGGCGAAGGTTCTGGCCGAGTCGAAGTTTCCGGGAATTGTGCTGACCCATGTGTATAACCGCAGCGTGGCGCGCAAGCGGGAATCCGCGGCGGCGAAGTATGTTCCCGTGACAGCAAAGTGGACGGAGAACATCGACGACGTTCTGAAGTCGGATGTGGATGTTGTGGTTGAATTGATGGGCGGCTTGAATCCGGTGGAGGGATGGCTGAAAAAGGCACTTTCCGCAGGGAAGCATGTTGTGACGGCCAACAAGCAACTAATCGCGTATCGCGGAGTAGCCTTGCAGAAGATCGCAGCTCAACATGGAGTGCAGCTGGTCTATGGTGCAGCCGTGGCCGGTGGTGTCCCGGTGATTCCAGGGATTTTGCAGGGTTTGAGCGGCGACCGTGTGGCGCGGCTGAGCGGAATTGTGAATGGGACCTGCAACTACATCCTGAGCCGGATGGAGACAGGTGCTGAGTATGCGACGGTGTTGAAGGACGCCCAGCAGCTTGGATATGCCGAGGCAAATCCTTCGGCCGATGTGGATGGTTATGATGCGCGGGCAAAGCTGTGCATTCTGTCGAGGATCGCGCTCCATGCGGAGCTGAATCCGGATGAGGTGGCGACGCAGACGATCTCGACGGTCGAGGCGATCGATTTTGTGTATGCGAAGGAGCTGAACTGCACGATCCGGCAGGTCTCTCGTGCGCAGGTGGATGGCACGGTGGTTCATGCGCGGGTCGCCCCGATGCTGATTCCGCTGAGTTCGCCGATGGCGTGGTCGCATGGTACGCAGAACATGGTGGTGACGAGCGGGAGCTATGGTGGCGATGTTGTGTTCTCCGGACACGGTGCGGGTGGTGAGCCGACGGCTGTCGCAGTGGTCTCGGACCTGCTGGCGGTTGCGCAGGGGGCGAAGGCTGTCGAGCTTCCGGTGCGTAAGCGGCAGGTGACGGGCGAGTTTCTGGCTCCGCATTACCTGCGATTCGTGGTGGATGACAAACCGGGGATTGTGTCGTCGATTGCCGGGGCACTGGCGAAGGTGGGAGCGAACATTGATTCGTTGCTGCAGAAGCCGGGCTTTCCGAAGCACAGGCTTCCGTTCGTAGTGACGACAGAGCCTTGTCTAACGAGCGTGATCGAGAAAGCAATGGGAGCGATCTCGAAGCTGGATTGCATGTTGGAGAAGCCGCTGACGCTTCAAATCCTGGTGCCAGAGGACAAATCGGAGTAG
- a CDS encoding nucleoside deaminase — MRLVVPVDTMAVAAKAWSRMQGNPDFMKQAIELATENVTSGRGGPFGAVIVRDGQVIATGVNQVTAVNDPTAHAEVVAIRNACRELKGFSLQGCVIYTSCEPCPMCLAAIYWARMERVYYSGTAADAASAGFDDAFLYAEMKKSIGERTVPEEQMLAERGNESFDAWRRFTPRVEY, encoded by the coding sequence TTGAGACTTGTTGTGCCCGTCGATACGATGGCGGTTGCGGCGAAAGCATGGAGCCGGATGCAGGGCAATCCAGATTTTATGAAGCAGGCGATTGAGCTTGCGACGGAGAATGTGACCTCAGGACGCGGAGGGCCGTTTGGCGCGGTGATTGTGCGCGACGGCCAGGTGATTGCGACGGGTGTGAACCAGGTTACGGCTGTCAACGATCCTACGGCGCATGCCGAGGTGGTTGCGATTCGCAATGCGTGTCGGGAGTTGAAGGGTTTTTCGCTTCAGGGATGCGTCATTTATACAAGCTGTGAGCCGTGTCCGATGTGCCTGGCAGCGATCTACTGGGCGCGAATGGAGAGAGTCTATTACAGCGGAACTGCGGCGGATGCAGCGTCAGCCGGGTTCGATGATGCGTTTTTGTATGCAGAGATGAAGAAGAGCATTGGGGAGCGAACCGTACCAGAAGAACAGATGCTTGCGGAGCGTGGGAATGAAAGCTTCGATGCATGGCGAAGGTTTACTCCGCGCGTGGAGTATTGA
- a CDS encoding NAD-dependent succinate-semialdehyde dehydrogenase — MAIESINPANGKLLRSFDPLTEAALSEKIALAAETSRTYHAVPLDHRALWMNKLASLLEQEADEIAPTLTLEMGKPIHAARQEVAKCATACRYYAENAARILAPEAIATENSSYIRWDPLGVILAIMPWNFPFWQVFRFLAPALMAGNVGLLKHAPNVPQCALLIESLVRRAGFPRGSFQTLLIETSQVEGILADPRIAAVTLTGSVTAGRAIGAQAGWLIKKSVLELGGSDPFIVLPSADLDAAIHTAVRARLINNGQSCIAAKRFIVHESIYNTFEQRFVTEMEAMKIGDPMKEDTDIGPLAAARFAETLESQVNSAVKAGARILTGGQRMIGDGFYFEPTALVDVPRSSDVYREELFGPVAMLFKVSSLDEAIEIANDTPFGLGASAWTRDPAEQQRLVSELQAGSVFINAMVASDPRLPFGGIKHSGYGRELSAMGMREFLNAKTVVLATA, encoded by the coding sequence ATGGCTATCGAATCCATCAATCCCGCCAACGGAAAGCTCCTCCGCAGCTTCGATCCACTCACCGAAGCTGCGCTCTCCGAAAAGATCGCTCTTGCCGCCGAGACCTCCCGGACTTATCACGCCGTGCCACTCGACCACCGAGCTCTCTGGATGAACAAGCTCGCCTCTCTCCTCGAGCAGGAGGCCGACGAGATCGCTCCCACTCTCACCCTTGAAATGGGCAAGCCCATCCATGCTGCCCGGCAGGAGGTTGCAAAATGCGCTACGGCCTGCCGCTACTATGCAGAGAATGCCGCCCGCATCCTCGCTCCTGAGGCCATCGCCACCGAAAACTCCAGCTACATCCGCTGGGACCCTCTCGGCGTCATCCTCGCCATCATGCCCTGGAACTTTCCCTTCTGGCAGGTCTTTCGCTTCCTCGCACCTGCGCTTATGGCTGGAAATGTCGGCCTTCTCAAACACGCTCCTAACGTCCCGCAGTGCGCTCTTCTGATCGAATCCCTCGTACGCCGCGCCGGATTTCCCCGAGGTAGCTTTCAAACTCTTCTGATCGAAACCAGTCAGGTCGAAGGCATCCTTGCCGATCCACGCATCGCCGCTGTCACCCTCACCGGCTCGGTCACCGCGGGGCGCGCCATCGGAGCGCAAGCAGGTTGGCTCATCAAAAAATCCGTCCTCGAACTCGGCGGCTCCGATCCCTTCATCGTTCTTCCGTCTGCTGACCTTGACGCCGCGATCCACACCGCCGTCCGTGCCCGCCTCATCAACAACGGCCAGTCCTGCATCGCGGCCAAGCGATTCATCGTCCACGAGTCCATCTACAACACTTTCGAGCAGCGATTCGTAACGGAAATGGAAGCCATGAAGATCGGCGATCCCATGAAAGAGGACACCGACATCGGACCTCTCGCTGCCGCAAGATTTGCCGAAACCCTTGAGTCTCAGGTCAACTCCGCCGTCAAAGCCGGAGCCCGTATTCTTACCGGCGGGCAACGCATGATCGGCGACGGTTTCTACTTCGAGCCCACCGCCCTCGTCGACGTCCCGCGTTCCAGTGACGTCTACCGCGAAGAGCTCTTCGGCCCCGTCGCCATGCTCTTCAAGGTCTCTTCTCTCGACGAAGCTATCGAGATCGCCAACGACACTCCCTTCGGTCTCGGAGCCTCCGCCTGGACTCGCGACCCCGCCGAGCAACAGCGCCTCGTCTCCGAACTCCAGGCCGGATCTGTCTTCATCAACGCGATGGTCGCCAGCGATCCTCGCCTTCCCTTCGGAGGCATCAAACACTCCGGCTACGGCCGCGAGCTCTCCGCCATGGGAATGCGCGAATTCCTCAACGCCAAAACCGTTGTCCTCGCCACTGCCTGA
- a CDS encoding arylsulfatase: MNRRKFLGLGSAAMLQPTNRLSEAQAKPSAPIGPARRSGTQTRPNILMLMADQLRVDCVAAYGNKAIRTPHLDRIAREGIRFQNAYTSVPSCTPARTALMTGLSPWGHGMLGMINMATKPYPVEKASAMAKAGYYATTIGKNHYFPITNPHGYHHMITDEHCSYWFHNRKQGQPQSYEPRCDYESWFWSQMPDADPHATGLGWNDQPAKPFVYPEEMHATHWTGTTAVKFLEQYQREDPFFLKVSFIRPHSPYDPPQRLFDSYANKDLPEAQIGAWATKYAPRSSDRDDLWHGKLSPEEIHRSRAGYYANVTFLDEQIGKIIDVLEQRNMLDDTMIVFFSDHGDMLGDHNLWRKTYAYEQSAHIPMLLRPARVQQLGPAGQTFDQPVEIRDLLPTFLDAAGAETPSSIEGKSLLHLIKTKGQGWREWIDLEHNVCYGVTNHWNALTDGRWKYIFHAYNGEEQLFDRKEDPHELIDLASDSKYAAELQTWRQRMVDHLSIRGPLWVENGKLKIRQESQFTGPNFPGYVPEKEISGWI; encoded by the coding sequence ATGAATCGTCGAAAATTTCTTGGACTCGGCAGCGCAGCGATGCTGCAACCCACCAACCGTCTATCGGAGGCTCAGGCAAAACCATCTGCGCCAATTGGCCCCGCACGCCGTAGCGGAACGCAGACTCGGCCAAACATTCTTATGCTGATGGCCGACCAGCTTCGTGTCGATTGCGTCGCCGCCTATGGGAATAAAGCCATCCGAACACCTCATCTGGATCGCATCGCGCGAGAAGGAATTCGTTTCCAGAATGCATACACCTCAGTGCCAAGCTGCACCCCTGCCCGAACTGCTCTCATGACAGGTCTCAGCCCATGGGGACACGGCATGCTCGGCATGATCAACATGGCAACGAAACCCTACCCGGTCGAGAAGGCCAGCGCGATGGCCAAAGCTGGTTATTACGCCACCACCATTGGCAAGAACCACTACTTCCCCATCACCAATCCGCATGGTTATCACCACATGATCACCGATGAGCACTGTTCCTATTGGTTTCACAATCGCAAACAAGGACAGCCGCAGTCCTACGAACCTCGATGCGATTACGAAAGCTGGTTCTGGTCTCAGATGCCCGATGCCGATCCTCATGCCACAGGTCTGGGCTGGAACGATCAGCCAGCAAAGCCATTCGTCTATCCAGAAGAAATGCATGCGACGCACTGGACCGGCACAACAGCCGTCAAGTTCCTCGAGCAATATCAGCGCGAAGACCCTTTCTTTCTGAAAGTATCTTTCATTCGCCCTCACAGCCCTTACGATCCTCCCCAGCGCCTCTTCGACAGCTACGCAAACAAGGATCTCCCAGAAGCGCAGATAGGAGCGTGGGCCACAAAGTACGCTCCGCGATCCAGCGACCGCGACGATCTCTGGCACGGGAAACTCTCTCCGGAAGAAATCCATCGTTCGCGCGCCGGATACTATGCCAACGTCACCTTCCTCGACGAGCAGATTGGCAAAATTATCGATGTATTGGAACAGCGGAACATGCTCGACGACACCATGATCGTCTTCTTCTCCGATCATGGAGACATGCTGGGAGATCACAATCTCTGGCGAAAGACTTATGCCTACGAGCAGTCTGCGCACATCCCCATGCTGTTGCGGCCTGCCAGGGTGCAGCAGCTCGGACCTGCCGGACAGACCTTCGATCAGCCAGTGGAGATTCGTGATCTGCTTCCGACCTTCCTCGATGCAGCCGGGGCTGAAACCCCTTCATCGATCGAAGGCAAGAGCCTTTTGCATCTCATCAAAACCAAGGGACAGGGCTGGCGCGAATGGATCGATCTTGAACACAACGTCTGTTACGGCGTCACCAATCACTGGAACGCCCTTACCGATGGCAGATGGAAATACATCTTCCACGCCTACAACGGCGAAGAGCAGCTCTTCGATAGAAAAGAAGATCCCCATGAATTGATCGACCTCGCCAGCGATTCGAAATACGCCGCAGAACTCCAGACATGGCGTCAACGGATGGTCGATCACCTCTCCATTCGCGGCCCACTCTGGGTAGAGAACGGAAAGCTCAAGATTCGTCAGGAGAGCCAATTCACAGGCCCCAATTTTCCCGGCTATGTCCCTGAGAAAGAGATCAGCGGCTGGATCTAA
- a CDS encoding alpha/beta fold hydrolase, with amino-acid sequence MPFVKTKDGTDIFYKDWGKGQPIVFHHGWPLSSDDWDNQMLYFLAKGYRVIAHDRRGHGRSTPTANGHDMDTYAADVAELAAALDLKDAVHIGHSTGGGEVARYVARHGKGRVAKAVLVSAVPPIMVKSEKNPGGLPIEVFDDFRKQLAANRAEFYRQVPIPFYGFNRPGVKVMEGVVGNWWRQGMIGSAVAHYECIKAFSETDFNSDLEAITVPTLVMHGDDDQIVPIADAGLLSAKIIKGAKLKVYPGYPHGMLTIHADVINPDLLEFIRS; translated from the coding sequence ATGCCGTTTGTTAAGACCAAAGACGGAACCGATATCTTCTATAAAGACTGGGGCAAGGGGCAGCCGATCGTCTTTCATCATGGCTGGCCTTTGAGCTCGGATGATTGGGATAACCAGATGCTGTACTTCCTGGCGAAGGGTTATCGCGTGATTGCTCATGACCGGCGTGGGCATGGGCGTTCAACGCCAACTGCGAATGGTCATGACATGGATACCTATGCAGCCGATGTGGCGGAATTGGCGGCTGCTCTGGATTTGAAAGATGCGGTGCATATCGGGCATTCCACGGGCGGCGGCGAGGTGGCGCGGTATGTTGCTCGTCATGGAAAAGGGCGCGTTGCGAAGGCAGTTCTGGTGAGCGCTGTGCCGCCGATCATGGTGAAGAGCGAGAAGAATCCGGGGGGACTTCCAATCGAGGTCTTCGACGATTTTCGCAAGCAGCTTGCGGCGAATCGTGCGGAGTTTTATCGGCAGGTTCCGATTCCGTTCTATGGATTTAATCGTCCGGGTGTGAAGGTGATGGAAGGCGTGGTGGGTAACTGGTGGCGACAGGGCATGATCGGTTCCGCAGTTGCCCACTACGAATGCATCAAGGCGTTTTCGGAGACGGACTTCAATTCGGATCTCGAAGCTATTACGGTTCCGACTCTGGTGATGCATGGCGACGACGACCAGATTGTTCCGATTGCCGACGCGGGACTGTTGTCGGCCAAGATTATTAAGGGTGCCAAGCTAAAGGTATATCCGGGGTATCCGCATGGAATGCTGACGATCCATGCCGATGTGATCAATCCGGATCTGCTGGAGTTCATTCGTAGCTAA